In a genomic window of Kineococcus rhizosphaerae:
- a CDS encoding SDR family NAD(P)-dependent oxidoreductase has protein sequence MTDLKDKTVVITGGGRGLGLEMAVAAAKAGSSLALIGRSARTLDEAAAQLATTAPRLSRHVADVGRPEELDRAFAEIADEHGTVDGLVNNAGIAEEYAFLDTPRESWHRVLDVNLTAAFVTTQLAARLMPSGGSIVNIASVDAYGADGPYASYVVAKTGLLGLTRAAAVELAPLGIRVNSVSPGWTLTDMAAESVDPQMLHRMRTNFRRAPLGRMTTPLEIAGAVNFLLGPHSSGITGEDIVVDGGTRANLFILESVSEPASEASA, from the coding sequence ATGACCGACCTCAAGGACAAGACCGTCGTCATCACCGGCGGTGGCCGCGGATTGGGCCTGGAGATGGCCGTCGCCGCCGCCAAGGCGGGCAGCTCGCTAGCCCTCATCGGGCGCAGCGCCCGGACCCTCGACGAGGCCGCTGCGCAACTGGCCACGACCGCACCCCGCCTCAGCCGCCACGTCGCCGACGTGGGACGCCCCGAGGAACTCGACCGCGCCTTCGCCGAGATCGCCGACGAGCACGGAACAGTGGACGGTCTGGTCAACAACGCCGGCATCGCCGAGGAGTACGCCTTCCTCGACACTCCGCGCGAGAGCTGGCATCGCGTCCTCGACGTCAACCTGACGGCCGCCTTCGTCACAACGCAGTTGGCTGCGCGCCTGATGCCGAGTGGCGGGAGCATCGTCAACATCGCGTCGGTCGACGCCTACGGCGCCGACGGTCCCTACGCGAGCTACGTCGTGGCGAAGACGGGACTCCTGGGTCTGACGAGGGCCGCGGCCGTGGAACTGGCACCTCTGGGCATCCGCGTGAACTCGGTGAGCCCGGGATGGACGCTGACCGACATGGCCGCCGAGAGCGTCGACCCCCAGATGCTGCACCGCATGCGCACGAACTTCCGCCGCGCCCCGTTGGGCCGCATGACGACGCCCCTCGAGATCGCCGGAGCGGTCAACTTCCTCCTGGGTCCGCACTCCTCCGGGATCACCGGCGAAGACATCGTCGTCGACGGCGGGACGCGCGCCAACCTCTTCATCTTGGAGTCGGTCAGCGAACCGGCCTCCGAAGCCTCCGCATGA
- a CDS encoding alpha/beta hydrolase → MRTGPRSGVSSEAVEFSVDDTTVRGTFSVPVGAASPVPVVVMAHGWAMVASGDLQDYAESFQAAGLATLTFDFRHLGRSDGTPRQEIDPHRQVEDFRTAVTWVLTRPEVDPAKVGIWGSSYSGGHALTVAAQDDRVAAVVAQVPTISGYRAARDRWDDATIAAQQARFDHDRQGRLRGREPLTIPLVSPDPTAAAVAYPGPDSYAYMSAEGRRCPEWQNFVTVRSLELARSYEPGLTIERIAPKPLLMIVAADDVTTPADLQLEAYERAQQPKELLVLPGGHYSVYTDHLHVTRRAAADWFARHLLRPGRGAIPSQQHDGQPLEDLP, encoded by the coding sequence ATGCGCACCGGGCCCAGGAGTGGTGTGAGCAGCGAAGCCGTCGAGTTCTCCGTCGACGACACCACCGTGCGGGGCACCTTCAGCGTGCCGGTGGGCGCCGCGTCACCCGTGCCCGTTGTTGTGATGGCCCACGGGTGGGCCATGGTGGCGAGCGGGGACCTGCAGGACTACGCGGAGAGCTTCCAGGCCGCCGGATTGGCGACGCTGACCTTCGACTTCCGCCACCTTGGTCGCAGCGACGGAACCCCTCGTCAGGAGATCGATCCGCACCGGCAGGTCGAGGACTTCCGCACGGCGGTCACTTGGGTTCTGACGCGTCCTGAGGTCGACCCCGCGAAGGTCGGGATCTGGGGCAGCAGCTACAGCGGTGGTCACGCGCTGACCGTCGCGGCCCAGGACGACCGTGTCGCGGCGGTGGTGGCCCAGGTACCCACGATCAGCGGCTACCGGGCCGCTCGGGACCGCTGGGATGACGCCACCATCGCCGCTCAGCAGGCGCGGTTCGACCACGACCGACAAGGGCGGCTCCGGGGGCGGGAGCCGCTGACCATCCCGCTCGTCAGTCCGGACCCGACGGCGGCGGCCGTGGCCTACCCCGGGCCGGACAGCTACGCCTACATGAGCGCCGAGGGTCGGCGTTGCCCCGAGTGGCAGAACTTCGTGACGGTGCGATCGCTGGAACTGGCGCGCAGCTACGAACCCGGCCTGACCATCGAACGCATCGCCCCGAAACCTCTGCTGATGATCGTCGCCGCCGACGACGTCACCACGCCGGCCGACCTGCAGCTCGAGGCCTACGAGAGAGCACAGCAGCCCAAGGAACTCCTCGTCCTCCCCGGCGGGCACTACTCCGTCTACACCGACCACCTCCACGTCACCCGGCGTGCGGCGGCGGATTGGTTCGCACGTCACCTCCTGCGCCCCGGGCGCGGTGCGATCCCGTCCCAACAGCACGATGGACAGCCTCTTGAGGATCTGCCATGA
- a CDS encoding NAD(P)/FAD-dependent oxidoreductase — translation MTLSIAVIGAGTAGSGAARRAAELGARVTLVERDAPASGSSGRSAAIYNVQTVDPLHIELRMRARELFFRLEAERGLPLNRIGNVRVAWTPADIERLEDVVKVQRDLGLGPQDSQLLTRRQLQELVPDLETGDLSGGLFGPRDGTIDGGYMCQALVDEAVELGATYLKADVIGHEALPAGGHRLQTSAGDVTADVVINAAGAWAGRVADVLGYSVPVLPQVHDIVKVRLPHPLSYTMPMVNLYMPGTEGEALYFRRFDDDTLLAGLHTYQVLDDHPIADPENYRPEVEPSYVEAVQKAIDERLHLDGLVVEAGWTGLYPLTSDGEFIIGPERHDESVITCTGLGGVGVTSGAMAGYTAAEWAIHSAPSTIPGARRWAPGRETLERLPA, via the coding sequence ATGACCCTGTCCATCGCCGTCATCGGCGCCGGCACCGCCGGCAGCGGAGCCGCTCGACGAGCTGCCGAGCTGGGCGCACGTGTCACGCTCGTCGAGCGGGACGCACCCGCCAGCGGGTCGTCGGGCCGATCGGCCGCCATCTACAACGTCCAGACTGTCGACCCCTTGCACATCGAACTGCGGATGCGTGCCCGCGAGCTGTTCTTCCGCCTCGAGGCGGAACGGGGACTCCCCCTCAACCGGATCGGCAACGTCCGCGTCGCCTGGACCCCGGCGGACATCGAACGGTTGGAGGACGTGGTCAAGGTCCAGCGCGACCTCGGTCTCGGACCGCAGGACTCCCAACTGCTGACCCGTCGGCAACTGCAGGAACTGGTGCCCGATCTCGAGACGGGAGACCTCTCCGGCGGCCTGTTCGGTCCCCGGGACGGAACCATCGACGGCGGCTACATGTGCCAAGCCCTCGTGGACGAGGCGGTCGAGCTGGGGGCGACGTACCTGAAGGCGGACGTCATCGGTCACGAGGCGCTTCCCGCTGGAGGACACCGGCTGCAGACCAGCGCGGGGGACGTGACCGCGGACGTCGTCATCAACGCCGCGGGTGCGTGGGCTGGACGGGTGGCGGACGTCTTGGGGTACTCCGTCCCCGTGCTCCCCCAGGTCCACGACATCGTCAAGGTAAGACTGCCGCACCCTCTCAGCTACACGATGCCGATGGTGAACCTGTACATGCCCGGCACGGAAGGAGAGGCGCTCTACTTCCGCCGATTCGACGACGACACGCTCCTCGCGGGGCTGCACACCTACCAGGTCCTCGACGACCATCCCATCGCCGATCCGGAGAACTACCGTCCCGAGGTCGAACCCTCGTACGTCGAGGCGGTTCAGAAGGCCATCGACGAGCGGCTGCACCTCGACGGTCTGGTTGTCGAAGCGGGTTGGACGGGTCTCTACCCCCTCACCAGCGACGGCGAGTTCATCATCGGCCCCGAGCGGCACGACGAGAGCGTCATCACCTGTACCGGTCTGGGTGGCGTCGGCGTCACCTCCGGCGCCATGGCCGGCTACACAGCAGCGGAGTGGGCCATCCACTCCGCCCCGTCCACCATCCCCGGAGCCCGGCGCTGGGCGCCGGGCCGCGAGACCTTGGAGCGGCTTCCCGCATGA
- a CDS encoding IS5 family transposase (programmed frameshift): MTDEVVLERVAELVPDELWQRVQPLLPPRPPRRFRHPGRLPRNDRAALAGIVHVLITGCTWGQLPTEQFGCSGVTCWRRLRDWTEAGVWPQLHQVLLEELRAASKLDLKTAVVDGSHVRALKRGAHTGPSPVDRARNGSKHHLLTDAGGVPLAVTLTGGNRHDVTQLLPLVDAFPVVRGVRGRPRLHPRYLFADRAYDFDIYRRALRARGIVPRIARRGVVHGSGLGRTRWVVERTFSWLHQFKRLRIRYEVRADLHLSLLQLACALICHRKLSTS, encoded by the exons ATGACCGATGAGGTGGTGCTGGAGCGCGTCGCGGAGCTGGTGCCGGACGAACTCTGGCAGCGGGTCCAGCCGTTGCTGCCGCCGCGTCCACCGCGCCGGTTCCGTCACCCAGGCCGGCTACCCCGCAACGACCGGGCCGCGCTGGCCGGCATCGTGCACGTCCTGATCACCGGCTGCACCTGGGGCCAGCTGCCGACCGAGCAGTTCGGCTGCTCTGGTGTCACCTGCTGGCGCCGGCTGCGGGACTGGACTGAGGCCGGCGTCTGGCCGCAGCTGCACCAGGTCCTGCTCGAGGAGCTGCGCGCCGCCAGCAAGCTCGACCTGAAGACCGCCGTGGTGGACGGCTCGCACGTGCGAGCTCTCA AAAGGGGGGCTCACACCGGTCCTTCGCCAGTAGACCGGGCCCGCAACGGATCAAAGCACCACCTGCTCACCGACGCCGGTGGCGTTCCGTTGGCCGTCACCCTCACCGGCGGCAACCGCCACGACGTGACGCAGCTCCTGCCCTTGGTCGACGCCTTCCCAGTCGTTCGCGGTGTTCGCGGCCGGCCTCGCCTGCACCCGAGGTACCTGTTCGCTGATCGCGCCTACGACTTCGACATCTACCGCCGCGCGCTGCGCGCACGCGGGATCGTCCCGCGTATCGCCCGCCGCGGTGTCGTCCACGGTTCAGGTCTGGGACGCACCCGCTGGGTCGTGGAGCGCACCTTCTCCTGGCTGCATCAGTTCAAGCGGCTGCGGATCCGCTACGAGGTCCGGGCTGATCTGCATCTGAGCCTGCTGCAGCTGGCGTGCGCGCTGATCTGCCACCGGAAGCTCTCAACCTCATAA
- a CDS encoding phosphotransferase encodes MTTTEPLRSPHLPASTHFSEDVSDDIRAQTLDVLGRWDLPELTGPLTVTRLSGGASNVNLRIDGAAGSWALRLCALDATRWGVSRSAAIVAQRDAAALGLAPDIIACSPDEGHFLSAFTTGATVTSQYVRDAALIPLVARTLSDLKLGSTNSRWFSPFDDLRTFVEFADAEASLPEGTQELLGAVLRIEALFQTRKPPVGFCHSDLVPQNFIQDAPDHLVMVDFDYAGNGWVAFELASFACQAELTPAETEELVLAYDPAADDAQRARLELMRLVAGVRDGAWALMAEPLLGTQTTPLDGWTYQKYAANNFNQARAVIESGRFEDFLRAARSVTAHARF; translated from the coding sequence GTGACCACCACGGAGCCCCTGCGCAGCCCCCACCTGCCGGCGTCGACGCATTTCAGCGAGGACGTCAGCGACGACATCCGCGCCCAGACCCTCGACGTCCTCGGCCGCTGGGACCTGCCCGAACTCACCGGTCCACTGACCGTGACCCGCCTGTCGGGGGGTGCCAGCAACGTGAACCTGCGCATCGACGGCGCGGCGGGCAGCTGGGCCCTACGGCTGTGCGCTCTCGACGCGACGCGCTGGGGCGTGTCGCGCTCCGCGGCGATCGTCGCTCAGCGCGACGCGGCGGCGCTCGGCCTGGCGCCGGACATCATCGCCTGCTCCCCCGACGAAGGCCACTTCCTGTCCGCCTTCACCACGGGAGCTACCGTCACGTCCCAGTACGTCCGCGACGCCGCGCTGATCCCCCTCGTGGCTCGCACTCTCAGCGACCTCAAGCTCGGTTCGACGAACTCCCGGTGGTTCTCCCCCTTCGACGACCTGCGGACGTTCGTCGAGTTCGCGGACGCCGAGGCGTCGCTGCCGGAGGGGACGCAAGAGCTCCTCGGTGCCGTGCTGAGGATCGAAGCCCTCTTCCAGACACGCAAACCTCCTGTGGGGTTCTGCCACAGCGATCTCGTTCCGCAGAACTTCATCCAGGACGCGCCGGACCACCTCGTGATGGTGGACTTCGACTACGCCGGCAACGGCTGGGTCGCCTTCGAGCTGGCCTCCTTCGCGTGCCAGGCCGAGCTCACACCCGCCGAGACCGAGGAACTCGTCCTGGCCTACGATCCGGCGGCCGACGACGCCCAACGCGCCCGTCTGGAGCTGATGCGACTGGTCGCCGGTGTCCGTGACGGTGCCTGGGCCCTGATGGCCGAGCCCCTCCTTGGCACGCAGACGACCCCCCTCGACGGGTGGACCTACCAGAAGTACGCGGCGAACAACTTCAACCAGGCCCGCGCCGTCATCGAGTCGGGGCGGTTCGAGGACTTCCTGCGGGCCGCCCGGAGCGTCACCGCGCACGCACGCTTCTGA
- a CDS encoding saccharopine dehydrogenase family protein — protein MRVVALGGSGAMGRQALTTLSRIASPDEIVVADRNGRAAEETARHLLDAGQTARAVELDVTDTPALLRLLEDADVVLNTVGPFFKFGVPILRAAIASRTRYYDICDDPEPTAEMLGLHAEAEAAGVTAVIGAGASPGFMNILGRLATGGLDEVHDIATAWSFNSSYQDWDLLRSFNGQSEAALEHFFEQVTGTVTTLEEGVFVESTPLEPVEIDIPGLGQGTGYVVGHPEPITFRDSFSVTGGCRSLCLMTADRAAEFSILAGKIESGEISVAEATRLLVDRDTEIGRRAQAEAPRFRGVGDLPIYFVAATGTRDGQSVTQFAATRNKPEPMAIGTGVPLAVAAATGMGQVLPAGVFPPERVLNPEPFLTLVAEHWGVPRSELLYQGSVTHERVGTGV, from the coding sequence ATGCGCGTGGTCGCACTTGGTGGATCGGGAGCCATGGGTCGACAGGCGTTGACCACCCTGTCCAGGATCGCATCGCCGGACGAGATCGTGGTGGCCGACCGCAACGGCCGGGCTGCCGAAGAGACGGCCCGACACCTGCTGGACGCGGGGCAGACCGCCCGCGCGGTCGAGCTGGACGTGACCGACACGCCCGCGCTGCTCCGACTGCTCGAGGACGCGGACGTCGTGCTCAACACGGTCGGTCCCTTCTTCAAGTTCGGGGTGCCGATCCTGCGCGCCGCCATCGCAAGCAGGACCCGGTACTACGACATCTGCGACGATCCCGAGCCGACCGCCGAGATGTTGGGGCTGCACGCCGAGGCCGAGGCCGCGGGTGTCACGGCCGTCATCGGTGCGGGCGCGAGCCCTGGCTTCATGAACATCCTCGGCCGACTCGCCACCGGCGGTCTCGACGAGGTCCACGACATCGCCACCGCATGGTCGTTCAACAGCAGCTACCAGGACTGGGACCTGCTCCGCTCCTTCAACGGGCAGAGCGAGGCCGCTCTCGAGCACTTCTTCGAGCAGGTGACGGGCACCGTCACCACGCTGGAAGAAGGTGTCTTCGTGGAGAGCACACCACTGGAGCCCGTCGAGATCGACATCCCCGGGCTGGGGCAGGGCACGGGGTACGTGGTGGGGCATCCCGAGCCCATCACCTTCCGCGACAGCTTTTCCGTCACCGGAGGATGCCGAAGCCTGTGCCTTATGACCGCCGACCGCGCTGCGGAGTTCTCGATCCTCGCCGGCAAGATCGAGTCGGGTGAGATCTCGGTGGCCGAGGCCACCCGCCTCCTCGTGGACCGGGATACCGAGATCGGACGACGCGCGCAGGCCGAGGCGCCGCGCTTCCGTGGCGTCGGGGACTTGCCGATCTACTTCGTCGCCGCCACCGGAACGCGGGACGGGCAGTCCGTGACGCAGTTCGCCGCGACGCGCAACAAGCCTGAACCCATGGCCATCGGGACGGGTGTCCCCCTGGCGGTAGCCGCCGCGACGGGCATGGGGCAGGTTCTGCCCGCGGGGGTCTTCCCGCCCGAACGGGTGCTGAACCCTGAACCCTTCCTCACGCTCGTTGCGGAGCACTGGGGTGTCCCTCGTTCCGAGTTGCTCTACCAGGGTTCGGTGACGCACGAGCGGGTCGGTACTGGGGTCTGA
- a CDS encoding TetR/AcrR family transcriptional regulator, which translates to MAITSEYETFRSSVPNGIDDPDLANLVHVLAAASAGTGEVRGDTRERLLVAAIEAFAREGFGGTSMRTLASAVGIKAAAIYAHFPSKESILSAALARAYCSFLVDVVVPQDGDEPWRRLDGLCRRHMTFQLNRSGLAAASDSLLNNQSVLTIADPTVQRVLREARSSYFGWLYREVVHLRRSVRSPDARVQTRCILTLCDSLTQSSSDVLSVNHEAVIDRYMAVVWNILGIHDPTERSE; encoded by the coding sequence ATGGCGATCACGTCCGAGTACGAGACCTTCCGATCCAGCGTGCCCAACGGCATCGACGACCCGGACCTGGCCAACCTCGTGCACGTGCTCGCGGCGGCGAGCGCCGGCACCGGTGAGGTTCGCGGCGACACCCGCGAACGGTTGCTCGTCGCCGCGATCGAAGCCTTCGCACGCGAGGGCTTCGGCGGGACGTCGATGCGCACGCTGGCATCGGCCGTGGGTATCAAGGCCGCCGCGATCTACGCCCACTTCCCGTCGAAGGAATCCATCCTGTCGGCGGCACTGGCCCGGGCGTACTGCTCCTTCCTGGTGGATGTGGTGGTCCCCCAGGACGGCGACGAACCGTGGCGGCGACTGGACGGTCTGTGCCGTCGCCACATGACGTTCCAGCTGAACCGGTCGGGGTTGGCGGCGGCCAGTGACAGCCTCCTGAACAACCAGTCGGTGCTGACCATCGCCGACCCCACGGTGCAACGCGTTCTGCGAGAGGCTCGGTCGAGTTACTTCGGGTGGCTGTACCGGGAGGTCGTTCACCTCCGCAGGTCCGTCCGATCGCCCGACGCCCGCGTCCAGACACGGTGCATCCTCACCTTGTGCGACAGCCTGACGCAGTCGAGTTCGGACGTCCTCAGCGTCAACCACGAGGCCGTGATCGACCGCTACATGGCGGTCGTCTGGAACATCCTCGGTATCCATGACCCAACTGAGAGAAGTGAGTGA
- the surE gene encoding 5'/3'-nucleotidase SurE: MSILLCNDDGVQSDGLHSLRDGLIAAGHRVLTVAPSHPRSGSSRGATFRNPVLIEQVGGDMTNPVYACDGTPTDCVRVAMLSDLANDAELVLSGINEGANLGDDSTYSSTMGSALEGALLGLPAIAASQQSVDGLFRLVDATGYDWSLGVRATVNVVEQVLTSGMPARTAINLNAPGRPAVDVRAEVTRLGRRNWARNSLQIETHGNSRGYFTFGVTHDGDAPYVAEEGTDFDALRRGHIALSAVSVNWNNPGAVVELEKWLGQAADSLTEAVRPDAP; encoded by the coding sequence ATGAGCATCCTCCTGTGCAACGACGACGGCGTTCAGTCCGACGGACTGCACTCCCTGCGAGACGGCCTCATCGCGGCCGGTCACCGCGTCCTCACCGTCGCCCCCAGCCACCCCCGCAGCGGTTCCTCGCGGGGCGCCACGTTCCGCAACCCCGTGCTGATCGAGCAGGTGGGTGGAGACATGACAAACCCCGTGTACGCCTGCGACGGCACGCCCACCGACTGCGTCCGTGTGGCGATGCTGTCAGACCTGGCCAACGACGCCGAACTCGTCTTGTCCGGAATCAACGAAGGGGCGAACCTGGGCGACGACTCGACCTACTCCAGCACCATGGGTTCGGCCCTCGAGGGCGCCCTGCTGGGTCTGCCCGCCATCGCCGCATCGCAGCAGTCGGTGGACGGGTTGTTCCGCCTGGTGGACGCGACGGGATACGACTGGTCCCTAGGCGTGCGGGCGACGGTGAACGTCGTCGAACAGGTCCTCACCAGCGGCATGCCCGCCCGCACGGCCATCAACCTCAACGCCCCGGGTCGACCCGCGGTCGACGTCCGCGCCGAGGTCACCCGACTCGGTCGGCGCAACTGGGCGAGGAACAGCCTGCAGATCGAGACCCACGGGAACTCGCGCGGTTACTTCACCTTCGGCGTTACGCACGACGGAGACGCCCCCTACGTCGCCGAGGAGGGGACGGACTTCGACGCTTTGCGTCGCGGTCACATCGCCTTGTCGGCCGTGTCGGTGAACTGGAACAACCCGGGTGCCGTGGTCGAACTGGAGAAGTGGCTCGGACAGGCCGCCGACTCGCTCACGGAAGCAGTGCGTCCCGACGCTCCCTGA
- a CDS encoding APC family permease yields the protein MSAEMQDSTSTTRSNTAAPEERRLEGNLGTMDIVFTVLAFNAPLSVFVGFVPVIIGVGNGLGAPIAYLAAGLLILLFAVGFTAMGRKLPNAGAFYAYITAGLGRPIGLGAAFLAVVSYIFVLVGGYAFGGIVLEALVRDVLGGPDITWWAWVLVLMATAGTLGYFKISLSAKILTVTMTLELIVVVAYNAVVFATGGQDGQTGAPLVVSNIFSGNLGLAALFGIVCFSGFEATAVFREEARDPARTVPRATYIAIITMAVLYATSAWAMITGIGTSAVVDASASDPTGTVFASIQQYLGNVAVDLVNVLLVTSIFAANLATHNVTTRYLYSLSVDRVFHPRLGRVHARHGSPHVASIATSIIAVAFLTVLVLARSDGATIYAVLVGIGGYALILLMLLTSIAVVRFFAADRTGSLSWSRTIAPVIAALGLVGALALASANLGTMVGGNQALASGLMMLFYTCLVVGVVYALILRRRSPEVYQRIGRQDV from the coding sequence ATGTCCGCGGAGATGCAAGACAGCACGTCGACAACGCGCAGCAACACCGCCGCGCCCGAGGAACGCCGACTCGAGGGAAACCTGGGCACGATGGACATCGTCTTCACGGTGTTGGCGTTCAACGCACCTCTGTCGGTGTTCGTAGGGTTCGTCCCCGTCATCATCGGCGTCGGCAACGGACTGGGCGCCCCCATCGCGTACCTCGCCGCCGGCCTGCTCATCCTGCTGTTCGCCGTGGGGTTCACCGCGATGGGCCGCAAGCTCCCGAACGCCGGCGCCTTCTACGCCTACATCACTGCCGGCCTCGGCCGACCGATCGGGCTGGGAGCGGCTTTCCTGGCTGTCGTGTCCTACATCTTCGTCCTGGTCGGCGGTTACGCTTTCGGCGGGATCGTCCTGGAAGCCCTGGTCCGAGACGTGCTCGGCGGGCCCGACATCACCTGGTGGGCCTGGGTACTCGTCCTCATGGCCACGGCTGGAACCCTCGGCTACTTCAAGATCAGCCTCTCCGCGAAGATCCTCACCGTTACGATGACTCTGGAACTCATCGTCGTCGTGGCCTACAACGCCGTCGTCTTCGCCACCGGCGGGCAGGACGGACAGACCGGCGCCCCGTTGGTCGTGTCGAACATCTTCTCGGGCAACCTGGGGCTCGCAGCCCTCTTCGGCATCGTCTGCTTCTCCGGGTTCGAAGCGACCGCGGTCTTCCGAGAGGAGGCGCGCGACCCAGCCAGGACCGTTCCCCGGGCCACGTACATCGCCATCATCACCATGGCCGTCCTCTACGCGACCTCGGCGTGGGCGATGATCACCGGTATCGGCACGTCGGCTGTCGTCGACGCGTCTGCAAGCGACCCCACAGGGACGGTATTCGCCTCGATCCAGCAGTACCTGGGCAACGTCGCGGTGGACCTGGTGAACGTCCTGCTGGTGACGAGCATCTTCGCTGCGAACCTCGCGACCCACAACGTGACGACCCGCTACCTCTACTCCCTCAGCGTCGACCGGGTCTTCCACCCGCGGCTGGGTCGCGTGCACGCACGCCACGGTTCGCCCCACGTCGCGTCCATCGCGACCAGCATCATCGCGGTCGCCTTCCTGACCGTACTGGTCCTGGCCCGAAGCGACGGGGCGACCATCTACGCAGTGCTCGTGGGCATCGGCGGTTACGCTCTGATCCTGCTGATGCTCCTTACCAGCATTGCGGTCGTCCGCTTCTTCGCCGCTGACCGGACGGGCTCCCTGTCGTGGAGCCGCACGATCGCCCCTGTGATCGCCGCGCTCGGGCTCGTCGGCGCGCTTGCTCTTGCCTCAGCCAACCTCGGAACGATGGTCGGCGGCAACCAGGCCCTGGCTAGCGGGTTGATGATGCTGTTCTACACCTGTCTCGTCGTCGGAGTCGTCTACGCGTTGATCCTCCGCAGGCGGTCCCCAGAGGTCTACCAGCGCATCGGCCGCCAGGACGTCTAA